One Nodularia sp. LEGE 06071 DNA segment encodes these proteins:
- a CDS encoding type II toxin-antitoxin system RelE family toxin — protein sequence MARLDGLATVLDFLNGLQPKIAAQIAKKVLSLNIEPLPADSEKLSGYEGYYRVDSGEYRIIYRYFPEQNLVEVILVGKRNDDDIYKRLKRLLG from the coding sequence ATGGCTAGGCTGGATGGTCTAGCAACGGTGCTTGATTTTTTGAATGGTTTGCAACCTAAAATAGCAGCCCAAATTGCCAAAAAGGTTTTATCTTTAAATATTGAGCCTTTACCAGCTGATAGTGAAAAGCTATCGGGTTATGAAGGTTACTATCGAGTTGATAGTGGGGAATATCGAATTATATATAGATATTTTCCTGAGCAAAATTTAGTAGAAGTAATTTTAGTTGGTAAGCGTAATGATGATGATATCTATAAAAGATTAAAGCGCTTGTTGGGATAA
- a CDS encoding type II toxin-antitoxin system Phd/YefM family antitoxin — MSKIVKAIMQTYTLTDARNKHGEVFDKATTEPVLLTKQSRPSHVIISAQSYQKLIHRLQELEDMVFGQAAEAALHNSQMVGTEAFTSALEDLANG, encoded by the coding sequence ATGTCTAAAATAGTCAAAGCTATCATGCAGACCTACACTCTCACAGATGCTCGGAACAAACACGGTGAGGTTTTTGACAAGGCTACTACCGAACCAGTTTTACTAACCAAACAATCTCGTCCCAGCCATGTGATTATCTCAGCCCAGAGTTATCAAAAATTAATTCATCGGCTGCAAGAATTAGAGGATATGGTTTTCGGTCAGGCGGCTGAAGCTGCTTTGCATAATTCCCAAATGGTGGGTACAGAGGCTTTCACGTCTGCATTGGAGGATTTAGCTAATGGCTAG